A stretch of DNA from Aciduliprofundum sp. MAR08-339:
GTAGGTGGCAAAAAGAGCCAGAGCAGTGAGTGCGGCAGAACCTATGGCAAACCCCTTACCTATAGCGGCTGTGGTATTGCCCACCGCATCAAGTTCTTCGGCACGTTCTCTAACATTTTTACCGAGATTCGCCATTTCCGCAATGCCCGCCGCGTTATCTGCCACCGGACCGTAGGTATCCATGCTCAGGGTCATTCCAAGGGTGCTGAGCATACCCACAGCAGCTATGGCTATGCCGTAAAGATCCGCAAGAATGTATGCTATGATTATTGCCACAGAGATGGATAGAACTGGAATCACCGTGCTGAGCATTCCTATGGACATTCCTGTTATGAGATTTGTAGCCGCACCCGTTGTGCTCGCCTTTGCAATATCCCTTGTGGGTTTGTACCTGTCAGAGGTGTAGTACTCGGTGGAAAAACCTATGATTATTCCCGCAATGAGCCCGGAAACAAGGGCAACAAACATATTGTACCAGGGCACAACCTTCCCAATGGATACAAACTTGTAATCTCCGTTGAGGTACATAACCACAAATGCAAGAAGGATCATAACTATGGAACTGGTGATGACTCCGCTGTTCATGGCCTTTGAGGGATCCTTGTTTCTCAGCATAACAACCACGGATATGCCAATGAAGGAGGAAATTATTCCTATTGCAGCGAGCAAAAGGGGCAAGAAAACAATGGCGGTGTTTAGTGCTGAGAAAAGAATTCCTATGGCGATTGCAGAGATTATTGAATCCACATAACTCTCAAAAAGATCGGCACCCATTCCCGCAACATCACCAACGTTGTCTCCAACGTTATCGGCTATGACAGCTGGGTTACGGGGATCGTCCTCAGGTATTCCCGCCTCAATTTTACCCACAAGATCAGCACCAACATCCGCCGCCTTGGTGTATATACCTCCCCCAACCCTGGCAAATAGGGCGATGGAGCTCGCTCCAAAACCGAAACCGAAAAGAATGTTTGAAAGCCCCTGGGGATCCACAACATTGAATATGAGGTAAATCGCACTAACACCAAAAAGTCCGAGCCCCACAACGGTTAGACCCATCACAGAGCCTGATGAGAAGGCAACCTTCAATCCAGAGTGCATATCCTTTTCAACAGCCTTGGCAGCCCGAACATTTGCAAGGGTAGCTATGCGCATACCCACATTTCCTGAAAGAGCTGAGAATATGGCACCAACCACAAATCCCACGGGTGTGTACGGGCTCACTCCACCGTTCTTGATGAAACTGAGAAGGTACAGAAACACTGCAACCACTATGATGTACACCGAAAGATACCTGTACTCCCTGTTAAGAAATGTCATTGCACCTTTTCTTATGTATCCGGCAATTTCAACCATCCTGCCCTCGCCCTGGTCCTGTTTTCTAACATAAAGGGCAAATACAAAGGCAACGAGCAGGGATAGCAAACCTACACCCAAAGCAATGTACTCTATCATCTCTCTCACCCTTCAAATTTTGAGGCAAATTAACTTTCAATTATTAAAATTTTGCCCTATTTATTTTGCTCCATTTTCAGCAATGCATATATATTAAGTCGCATTTGTGTAAATAATGAGAGGATATGGCCGTCGTGGCAGGAGACGTGGGCCAAGGTGGATCTCCTACGTGCCTCCCGTAAGCACCTACGCACCAATGGGAATGCCATACACAAAGAGCATTGTCCTAACGTATTCAGAACTTGAAGCCCTGAGGCTCGTGGATGTGGAAGGATTGACCCAGGAGGAGGCTGCTGCAAGGATGGGTATTTCCCGAAAAACGCTGTGGAACGATTTGAAGAGCGGAAGGAAAAAAATAGTTGAAGCCCTGCTATACGGCTGGAACATAGAGATAAGAGGAGGAGAAAATTACTACGTGAGACAGGATTAAGGCGAAAACATTATATCTTTTAATTTTCTTCGCACCAATAATGGAGAATGTCAAGGATTTGCTCGTGGAAATAAAGGAAAAATCGGAACTCATCGTGGATCTCGCCTATTCTGCCGTAATCCTAGACAGCAAGGATCTGGCAAAGGAAGTTGAAAGCTTAGAGAAAGAAATTGAAGAGCTCACCTATAAGATAAGAATCCTCACCATGCTGGCAGCTAACACTCCTGATGAGGCAGAACAACTTGCAGGCATTTTGCAGATGGCCGATTCATCCAAAAATCTGGCCAATGCGGCGGCTGATATAGCATATCTCCTTGATCTTGACATAACGGCAAGACCGTTTCTCCCAAGTTTGTTCCTGAAGGCCGATGAAAAAATCCATGTTGTGAGGGTGTATCCAAATTCAAGCATAGTGAACAGAACACTCGGAGATCTAAAGGTGGAAGTTGAGAGCGGTGTGCGAATAATAGCCATAAAGAGGGGACGTAGCTGGATTTACGACCCAGAGGATGATGTTAGGATCAAGAGCGAGGATTTGCTCATAGTCAGGGGCACTGAGGACGGATACGAGTTCCTGGATAGGGTTGCAAGGGGTGAAGAGTCATGGGACTAGGTGAGAAACTAATCCAGATGAAGAACATATCAGAACTTATGGTTGACCTTGCCTACTCTGCCCTCATATTCAACAACAAGGAAATTGCAGAGGAGGTGAAATATTTAGAGGAAAAAATCGATGAAAGTTATTATCACCTTGAGGAGGAGGCAATAAAGCAGGCGATCGAGGAGAAAAATCCCTATGCTGCGCTGATTCTAATAAGACTTGCAACAAGCATCGAGGCAATTTCAGATTCTGCGGTACAGATTGCAGATGTTGTTCTGC
This window harbors:
- a CDS encoding sodium-translocating pyrophosphatase — protein: MIEYIALGVGLLSLLVAFVFALYVRKQDQGEGRMVEIAGYIRKGAMTFLNREYRYLSVYIIVVAVFLYLLSFIKNGGVSPYTPVGFVVGAIFSALSGNVGMRIATLANVRAAKAVEKDMHSGLKVAFSSGSVMGLTVVGLGLFGVSAIYLIFNVVDPQGLSNILFGFGFGASSIALFARVGGGIYTKAADVGADLVGKIEAGIPEDDPRNPAVIADNVGDNVGDVAGMGADLFESYVDSIISAIAIGILFSALNTAIVFLPLLLAAIGIISSFIGISVVVMLRNKDPSKAMNSGVITSSIVMILLAFVVMYLNGDYKFVSIGKVVPWYNMFVALVSGLIAGIIIGFSTEYYTSDRYKPTRDIAKASTTGAATNLITGMSIGMLSTVIPVLSISVAIIIAYILADLYGIAIAAVGMLSTLGMTLSMDTYGPVADNAAGIAEMANLGKNVRERAEELDAVGNTTAAIGKGFAIGSAALTALALFATYNQTLEGLGQKIVIDLANPSVMVGIFIGALMPFLFSALALLAVGHAAENMVNEVRRQFREIPGIMEGKATPEYEKCIDISTRAAIRKMIVPTLLAIIVPIVVGITPGLGPRAVGGLLAGSIASGFLLAIYMANAGGAWDNAKKFIEKGNFGGKGSDAHKAAVVGDTVGDPLKDTAGPSLNILIKLMSIVSLLLAPLFLLL
- a CDS encoding DUF134 domain-containing protein, translated to MRGYGRRGRRRGPRWISYVPPVSTYAPMGMPYTKSIVLTYSELEALRLVDVEGLTQEEAAARMGISRKTLWNDLKSGRKKIVEALLYGWNIEIRGGENYYVRQD
- a CDS encoding potassium channel family protein, giving the protein MENVKDLLVEIKEKSELIVDLAYSAVILDSKDLAKEVESLEKEIEELTYKIRILTMLAANTPDEAEQLAGILQMADSSKNLANAAADIAYLLDLDITARPFLPSLFLKADEKIHVVRVYPNSSIVNRTLGDLKVEVESGVRIIAIKRGRSWIYDPEDDVRIKSEDLLIVRGTEDGYEFLDRVARGEESWD